A window of Chitinophaga sp. MM2321 contains these coding sequences:
- a CDS encoding cytochrome c peroxidase, with the protein MYKKIGTVAFLCIGIFIAGFTSVKSNHTEQTQSSSRERKIQKEIFSQIVSFHDYVKDTFFLEVSKDKVDEQSVRQAFLKSRLLFKKFEWASEYFTADLTKRLNGPPVQEIENADLLDPSLARAVDPMGLQVIEQFIYPKYDTAGKEELISEIRHLITNTEYLISYFADQPLADWRILDAAKLEVFRIITLGITGFDNSLSLKSMEESSASLKSLRDILCFYINKKKKTSLLQDLNASITYLHHHPDFDSFDRAAFITRFGNKISAGIAQLEQDLPGRKIKYNRMLRQEVRTLFDSGAFNADAFSPGPEFHITAAKVALGEKLFYDVSLSGTGTRSCASCHNPDLAFTDGLTKHTDIHVPSKLLTRNVPTLLNAALQSNYFYDMRALTLEGQVRDVVSNKQEMDGSMDAIIKYVSADKSYQSLFARAFSAKTEKGISPDQVTNALASYVRSLTKLNSRFDEYMRGNEDALSKQELKGFNLFMGKAKCATCHFAPLFNGVTPPKYIESETEVLGVPASLADSTLDPDLGYYSVIGIDSYKNAFKIPTIRNINKTAPYMHNGVYRTLDQVMEFYNNAGAVGLGINLSNQTLSEESLHLTEKEKEDVIAFMESLESK; encoded by the coding sequence ATGTATAAGAAGATCGGAACAGTAGCATTTCTGTGTATAGGAATATTTATTGCAGGCTTCACCTCCGTTAAATCGAATCATACAGAACAAACACAATCCAGTTCGCGTGAACGGAAAATTCAAAAAGAAATTTTCAGTCAAATCGTATCCTTCCACGATTATGTAAAAGATACCTTCTTTTTAGAGGTTAGTAAAGATAAGGTTGACGAACAAAGCGTTCGGCAAGCCTTTTTAAAATCAAGATTGCTGTTCAAAAAATTTGAATGGGCGTCGGAGTATTTTACTGCCGACCTGACAAAGAGATTAAATGGCCCCCCTGTACAGGAGATCGAGAATGCTGATTTATTAGACCCTTCTTTAGCCCGTGCTGTTGATCCAATGGGCCTGCAGGTGATTGAGCAATTTATCTATCCGAAGTACGATACAGCCGGAAAAGAAGAGCTGATCAGTGAAATCAGGCATCTAATAACAAATACGGAGTATCTGATTTCTTATTTTGCTGATCAGCCGCTTGCCGATTGGCGAATTTTGGATGCTGCCAAGTTAGAGGTATTCAGGATAATCACTTTGGGAATTACCGGATTTGATAATTCTCTTTCTTTGAAGAGTATGGAAGAATCGTCCGCATCTTTAAAAAGTCTGCGGGATATCCTTTGTTTCTATATCAATAAAAAGAAAAAAACGTCTTTATTACAGGATCTGAATGCCTCCATAACATATCTTCATCATCATCCTGATTTTGACTCCTTCGACAGAGCGGCATTTATTACACGCTTCGGAAATAAGATCAGCGCCGGGATAGCACAATTGGAGCAGGATTTACCGGGCCGTAAAATTAAATATAACCGAATGCTTAGGCAGGAGGTAAGAACATTGTTTGATTCCGGTGCATTTAATGCAGATGCATTTTCTCCCGGTCCTGAATTTCATATAACAGCTGCTAAAGTGGCGTTAGGTGAAAAACTTTTTTATGATGTATCACTATCCGGTACCGGTACAAGAAGCTGTGCTTCCTGCCACAACCCTGATCTGGCATTTACGGACGGACTGACTAAGCATACAGATATTCATGTTCCTTCAAAACTGCTGACGAGAAATGTACCGACGTTACTCAACGCTGCTTTACAGTCAAATTATTTCTATGATATGAGGGCGTTAACGTTGGAGGGTCAGGTGCGTGATGTAGTCAGTAACAAACAGGAGATGGATGGTTCGATGGATGCGATCATAAAATATGTTTCTGCGGATAAATCATATCAGTCGTTATTCGCAAGGGCTTTTTCTGCAAAGACCGAAAAAGGAATCAGTCCGGATCAGGTGACAAATGCCCTTGCTTCCTATGTTCGTAGCTTGACAAAACTCAATAGCCGGTTTGATGAGTATATGCGCGGTAATGAAGATGCCCTGTCAAAGCAGGAATTGAAAGGCTTTAATTTATTTATGGGGAAAGCGAAATGTGCTACCTGTCATTTCGCTCCCTTGTTTAATGGAGTTACTCCCCCCAAGTACATTGAGAGCGAAACGGAAGTGTTGGGTGTTCCCGCTTCCCTGGCGGATTCCACGCTGGACCCGGATCTGGGTTATTATAGCGTGATTGGTATTGATTCCTATAAAAATGCTTTTAAGATTCCCACTATCCGGAATATCAATAAAACTGCGCCTTATATGCACAATGGAGTATATCGGACTTTAGACCAGGTAATGGAATTTTATAATAATGCGGGAGCTGTGGGCTTAGGAATAAATCTTTCTAATCAAACGCTTTCTGAAGAAAGTCTTCACCTCACTGAAAAAG
- a CDS encoding zinc-binding alcohol dehydrogenase family protein — MKAVIMHQKGEIPQYTAHFPDPVAQGENEIVISIQAAAIKHLDRSMAGGKHYTTKNDIAEAKVIGGDGVGILPNGTRVFALGNGMLAEKAVIEKDSMIEVPEDLDDATAAALPNAVAGSAMALRFRARMEKGETVLINGATGFTGKIAVQIARYYGAKKIIVTGRNEGTLQALRALGADEVISLKQDDESVIAQIKHIHNHTPIDVVIDYLWGHSAELILSSLAGNGRFTPKTRFVSIGSVTGDKIQLSAEILRSADLELSGSGLGSWTRAELGELLHSIVPEMFKLAASGQLKVDIKIIRLEDIEKLWDMEMPDGVRLVVTL, encoded by the coding sequence ATGAAAGCAGTAATAATGCATCAGAAAGGAGAAATTCCGCAATACACAGCACATTTTCCTGACCCGGTTGCGCAGGGTGAAAATGAAATTGTAATTTCCATACAAGCCGCAGCTATCAAACATCTGGATAGATCAATGGCTGGCGGAAAACATTATACCACAAAAAATGATATAGCTGAAGCAAAAGTTATTGGCGGCGATGGAGTGGGTATTTTGCCCAATGGTACGCGTGTATTTGCGCTTGGCAATGGTATGTTGGCAGAGAAGGCTGTTATCGAAAAAGACAGCATGATTGAGGTGCCGGAAGATCTTGATGATGCCACCGCTGCCGCGTTGCCGAATGCTGTCGCGGGATCGGCCATGGCACTTCGTTTTCGGGCGCGGATGGAAAAAGGCGAGACCGTACTAATAAACGGTGCGACAGGATTTACCGGTAAAATCGCCGTACAGATCGCCAGGTATTATGGCGCAAAGAAAATAATCGTAACGGGTAGGAATGAGGGAACACTACAAGCTTTACGGGCATTGGGCGCCGACGAAGTCATTTCTCTCAAACAAGATGACGAAAGCGTGATCGCACAAATTAAGCATATACACAATCATACACCCATTGATGTGGTCATCGATTATCTGTGGGGGCACAGCGCAGAACTTATACTCTCTTCACTGGCGGGAAATGGGAGGTTTACACCCAAGACACGGTTTGTTTCTATTGGATCTGTTACAGGAGATAAAATCCAATTATCTGCGGAAATATTAAGAAGTGCTGATCTCGAGCTTTCAGGCTCTGGCCTGGGGAGTTGGACCAGGGCGGAATTGGGAGAATTGCTCCATAGCATTGTTCCGGAAATGTTTAAGCTTGCAGCTAGTGGTCAGCTAAAGGTTGACATAAAGATTATCAGGCTGGAGGATATTGAAAAGCTTTGGGATATGGAAATGCCGGATGGTGTAAGGCTAGTGGTAACGCTATAG
- a CDS encoding SDR family NAD(P)-dependent oxidoreductase: MDYIDRFKNKIAVITGGAEGIGKGIALRLGREGATLALFDINNNLLATTVAEMQKEGITARGFVVDISNEEQIVAALQEVDQAWGRLDIMVNAAGIVGPTNTKIVAFPTAAFDTVYAVNLKGAFLITKYSLEMMSKTGKGRLLLISSMAGKEGNPGMVGYTATKAGVIGLIKGVAKEFAKTGITVNGLAPAVIKTSMNDNTSAAQLEYMIGKIPMQRLGTIEEVAAISAYIVSDENSFSTGFIYDISGGRATY, from the coding sequence ATGGATTATATAGATAGATTTAAGAATAAAATAGCCGTAATAACTGGTGGGGCGGAAGGTATAGGAAAAGGAATAGCATTGCGCCTGGGCAGGGAAGGCGCCACACTGGCACTATTCGATATTAACAACAATCTGCTGGCAACAACCGTAGCTGAAATGCAAAAGGAAGGTATCACTGCCAGGGGTTTTGTTGTGGATATCAGCAATGAAGAGCAGATAGTGGCAGCGTTGCAGGAAGTAGATCAGGCATGGGGTAGACTGGATATCATGGTAAATGCCGCAGGCATTGTAGGGCCCACTAATACAAAAATAGTGGCATTCCCCACCGCTGCATTTGATACCGTATATGCCGTGAATCTGAAGGGCGCCTTTCTTATTACTAAATACAGCCTGGAAATGATGAGTAAAACAGGTAAAGGCCGTTTACTCCTTATTTCTTCTATGGCCGGCAAAGAAGGTAATCCCGGTATGGTTGGTTATACCGCAACAAAAGCCGGCGTGATAGGGCTGATTAAAGGGGTGGCAAAGGAATTTGCCAAAACCGGAATTACCGTGAATGGCCTGGCACCTGCTGTTATCAAAACATCCATGAACGACAATACCTCAGCCGCACAACTGGAATACATGATTGGAAAAATACCCATGCAACGTTTGGGAACAATAGAAGAAGTGGCCGCCATCTCTGCTTATATTGTTTCTGATGAGAATAGCTTTTCCACCGGATTTATATATGATATATCTGGTGGGAGGGCTACTTATTAA
- a CDS encoding alkaline phosphatase family protein has protein sequence MSLQRFFYTFLIIFGISSCVISKKAQHKEISFDDGIRQINHVVVIYMENHSFDNLYGEFKGANGIENAKKGNVVQVDKDGKPYKYLPEIPRNNSFPTNLPNELFNIDKYVPSDKKTPDVTHRFFHNQLQIDGGKMDKFAAYNDSKGLAMGYYRTEKLPLYPMAQKYTLCDNFFQSVFGGSYFNHVYLIAAAAPVWPDAPESLIAKVDADGKMIKDGIVTPDGYVVNHVLSRNTPYPPKSDTSRLLPSQTMPTIGDRLSEKNISWAWYSEGWDDAVAGKKNNFAYNHEPFLYFARYEDGTEGRKHLKDQNDFIKAAKAGTLPSVSFVKPGGGNDEHPGSSDVYSSEQLAVNLINAVLEGPNAKDALVILTYDEFGGFFDHVNPPVIDRWGPGSRIPAIIIGPFAKKGYIDNTQYETVSILSFIEHRWGIEPLAQRDKNANPFRNALIFK, from the coding sequence ATGTCTTTACAACGATTTTTTTATACGTTTCTTATCATTTTTGGGATCAGTAGTTGCGTGATCAGCAAAAAAGCGCAACACAAGGAAATCTCATTTGATGATGGTATCCGGCAGATTAACCACGTGGTAGTGATCTATATGGAAAACCACAGTTTTGATAATCTGTATGGAGAGTTCAAAGGAGCAAATGGTATTGAAAATGCCAAGAAGGGCAATGTTGTACAGGTTGACAAGGATGGAAAACCTTATAAGTACCTTCCTGAGATTCCGAGGAACAACTCTTTCCCTACCAACCTGCCAAATGAACTTTTTAATATAGACAAATATGTTCCGTCTGACAAGAAAACGCCTGATGTTACTCACCGTTTTTTTCATAACCAGTTGCAAATTGACGGAGGAAAGATGGATAAGTTTGCGGCATATAATGATTCCAAAGGACTGGCGATGGGTTATTACAGGACTGAAAAGCTACCGCTGTATCCAATGGCTCAAAAATACACGCTGTGCGACAATTTTTTTCAGAGTGTCTTTGGCGGCTCCTATTTTAACCATGTTTATTTGATTGCTGCCGCCGCGCCAGTTTGGCCGGATGCCCCGGAATCATTGATCGCAAAAGTCGATGCTGATGGCAAGATGATAAAGGATGGCATAGTTACTCCTGATGGCTATGTTGTCAATCATGTTCTTTCACGAAACACACCTTACCCTCCCAAATCGGATACTTCCCGATTATTGCCCTCCCAGACGATGCCGACTATTGGCGACCGGCTGAGTGAAAAAAATATATCCTGGGCCTGGTATTCGGAGGGATGGGACGATGCGGTGGCAGGAAAGAAAAATAATTTTGCTTATAATCATGAACCCTTCCTTTATTTTGCCCGGTATGAAGACGGGACAGAAGGCCGGAAACACTTGAAGGATCAGAATGATTTCATTAAAGCAGCAAAAGCAGGCACCCTTCCCAGCGTTTCCTTTGTGAAACCCGGCGGTGGAAATGACGAACATCCGGGCAGTTCTGATGTATATTCTTCAGAACAACTGGCAGTAAACCTGATCAATGCAGTATTGGAAGGACCCAATGCAAAGGATGCATTGGTTATTCTGACCTACGATGAGTTTGGTGGATTTTTTGATCATGTAAACCCACCGGTTATTGACAGATGGGGGCCCGGAAGCCGTATTCCTGCAATTATTATCGGGCCATTTGCCAAAAAAGGCTACATAGATAACACACAATATGAGACAGTCAGCATTCTTTCTTTTATAGAGCATAGATGGGGAATAGAACCGTTGGCTCAACGGGATAAAAATGCGAATCCGTTCAGGAATGCGCTGATATTTAAATAA
- a CDS encoding Crp/Fnr family transcriptional regulator, whose protein sequence is MLEQFKNRFPLNDEKWNDYTSCFSCIDVPARTVLLKEGEISGKLFLIEKGCLRAWFNNDGKDVTFQFFFENDTVASIESFRKEIPSPGTLEAIEPSTLWWIYKKDLDRIIEEITDIPELRRRFIDAIFERTFDYMKHFLSFIKDTPQQRYLDLINKKPQIVKRVPQHYIASYLGITTVHLSRIKGQLAKKK, encoded by the coding sequence ATGCTTGAGCAATTTAAAAACAGGTTTCCGCTTAATGATGAAAAATGGAATGACTATACCAGTTGTTTCAGCTGTATTGATGTTCCTGCCAGAACAGTGCTTTTGAAGGAAGGCGAAATCTCAGGTAAACTGTTTCTGATTGAAAAGGGTTGCCTTCGTGCCTGGTTTAATAATGATGGCAAAGATGTTACGTTCCAGTTTTTCTTTGAAAACGATACTGTTGCATCCATAGAAAGTTTCAGGAAGGAAATACCCAGCCCTGGTACCCTTGAAGCAATCGAGCCAAGCACCCTGTGGTGGATCTATAAAAAAGATCTGGACAGGATAATTGAGGAAATTACTGATATTCCCGAATTGCGAAGGAGGTTCATCGATGCCATATTTGAACGGACCTTTGATTATATGAAGCACTTCCTTTCATTTATTAAAGATACCCCTCAACAGCGGTATCTTGATCTGATTAACAAGAAACCACAAATCGTTAAACGCGTTCCGCAGCATTACATCGCTTCCTATTTAGGCATTACTACTGTTCATCTCAGCCGTATTAAAGGTCAGCTGGCAAAGAAAAAATAG
- a CDS encoding AraC family transcriptional regulator, with the protein MKARLHKLPLKSDASFLYEKWECDYFDKPWHFHEEYELTLIEESIGTKFIGDKVGRFESGELMLIGSNIPHLFRNDEPYYNGHKLLKARSVFIHFTDDFMGTNFFDLPEMKLVRKLLQKSALGLQVCGNTNQYIRNKLLKMEAEKPARRIVTLLDILIRLSESRELRPMLSTSFVAEHSRTLRTKETAQDTAKINSVFEFIMKNFSRQIYLEEVAAMLSMSASSFSRYFKHHTLKTFSTYVTVVRITHACSLLMQDNDNISQIGYASGFENLSNFYRHFKRITGLLPKDYRERFLKSRM; encoded by the coding sequence ATGAAGGCAAGGCTACATAAATTACCATTAAAAAGTGATGCATCCTTTCTGTACGAGAAGTGGGAATGCGATTACTTTGATAAGCCCTGGCATTTCCATGAAGAGTATGAGCTGACGCTGATTGAGGAAAGTATAGGAACCAAATTTATTGGAGATAAAGTGGGCCGTTTTGAATCGGGTGAACTGATGCTGATCGGCTCTAACATCCCCCATCTGTTCAGAAACGATGAACCCTATTACAATGGGCATAAGCTGCTCAAAGCCAGGTCCGTTTTCATTCACTTCACGGATGATTTCATGGGCACTAATTTTTTCGATCTTCCGGAAATGAAACTTGTCCGGAAGCTATTGCAAAAGTCCGCTCTTGGCTTACAGGTTTGTGGCAACACCAACCAGTACATCCGGAATAAGCTCCTGAAAATGGAAGCAGAGAAGCCTGCACGCCGTATTGTTACCCTACTGGATATCCTGATCAGGCTATCGGAGAGCCGTGAATTAAGGCCGATGCTGTCAACAAGTTTTGTAGCGGAACACAGCAGGACATTACGGACAAAAGAAACCGCCCAGGACACAGCCAAAATCAATAGTGTATTTGAGTTTATCATGAAAAACTTCTCCCGGCAAATCTACCTGGAAGAAGTAGCGGCTATGCTGAGTATGAGCGCATCATCTTTCTCCAGGTATTTCAAACACCATACCCTTAAAACATTTTCAACGTATGTCACCGTTGTCAGGATCACCCATGCATGCAGCCTGTTGATGCAGGACAACGATAATATATCCCAGATCGGCTACGCCAGCGGCTTTGAAAACCTGTCTAACTTCTACCGGCATTTCAAACGCATTACAGGGCTGTTGCCAAAGGATTACCGGGAGCGGTTTTTGAAAAGCAGGATGTAA
- a CDS encoding nuclear transport factor 2 family protein, which yields MVPDGHHIREHFFHENRQLADQNLKRIEKIAKDNNVKTIYPTHNGPVATAELTKYIKEEPLLKLFSKQETDMLSDAVNGKAELQKKYLSDNFILQTADNKQYTKTVFIEQYIMLPNRKIASWSAEDFGIVNSNENTVILTYIETLKFVGKDPEKFAVTAAYSKEENGWKQVYKQSGNL from the coding sequence TTGGTACCAGATGGACATCACATACGGGAACATTTTTTTCATGAGAACAGGCAACTGGCAGACCAGAACTTAAAGCGGATAGAAAAAATTGCGAAAGATAATAACGTAAAAACAATTTATCCAACACATAACGGTCCTGTTGCTACCGCTGAACTGACAAAATATATTAAAGAAGAACCGCTATTAAAACTTTTTTCAAAACAGGAAACAGATATGCTGAGTGATGCCGTAAATGGCAAAGCTGAGTTACAGAAAAAATATTTATCAGATAATTTTATTTTGCAAACTGCCGATAATAAACAGTATACAAAAACGGTGTTTATTGAGCAATATATAATGCTTCCAAATCGTAAAATAGCATCTTGGTCTGCAGAGGACTTCGGAATTGTAAATTCGAATGAAAATACAGTGATATTGACCTATATAGAAACCCTGAAATTTGTGGGTAAAGATCCTGAAAAATTTGCTGTTACAGCAGCTTATTCGAAAGAGGAAAATGGTTGGAAGCAGGTTTACAAGCAATCAGGTAATCTTTAA